From one Streptomyces sp. ICC1 genomic stretch:
- a CDS encoding response regulator transcription factor — MTIRVVVADDQELVRSGFAMILDVQDDIEVVAEVGDGAAAVEAVSSLRPDVVLLDVRMPVLDGIAACRTITAQSACRTVMLTTFDSDEYVYEALHAGASGFLLKDVRRDDLVHAVRVVAAGESLLAPSVARRLIEEYTAATARSAGAAAGAALSAERLAVLTARERETLLHLGRGLSNAEIAVALTVSEHTVKSHVGNVLSKLGLRDRIQAVICAYETGLIAAGAVSGSGVSPSGE; from the coding sequence TTGACGATCCGTGTGGTGGTGGCCGATGACCAGGAGCTGGTGCGCAGCGGCTTCGCGATGATCCTCGACGTCCAGGACGACATCGAGGTGGTGGCGGAGGTCGGGGACGGCGCGGCCGCCGTGGAGGCGGTCAGCTCGCTGCGGCCCGACGTGGTGCTGCTGGACGTGCGGATGCCGGTGCTCGACGGGATCGCGGCGTGCCGGACCATCACGGCGCAGAGTGCGTGCCGCACGGTGATGCTGACGACCTTCGACTCGGACGAGTACGTGTACGAGGCGCTGCACGCGGGGGCGAGCGGTTTCCTGCTGAAGGACGTGCGGCGGGACGACCTGGTGCACGCGGTACGGGTGGTGGCGGCGGGCGAGTCGCTGCTGGCGCCCTCGGTGGCGCGGCGGCTGATCGAGGAGTACACGGCGGCGACGGCCCGGTCGGCGGGGGCGGCCGCGGGGGCGGCGCTGTCCGCCGAGCGGCTGGCGGTGCTGACGGCCCGGGAGCGGGAGACGCTGCTGCACCTGGGGCGGGGGCTGTCGAACGCGGAGATCGCGGTGGCGCTGACGGTGAGCGAGCACACGGTGAAATCGCATGTGGGCAACGTGCTGTCGAAGCTGGGGCTGCGGGACCGGATCCAGGCGGTGATCTGCGCGTACGAGACGGGGCTGATCGCGGCCGGCGCGGTGTCCGGCTCTGGGGTATCTCCCTCTGGGGAGTGA
- a CDS encoding serine hydrolase domain-containing protein has translation MNATTRTLLAAALVLGVAAGPAVAHAAPAPASASASAPVSASPSALFSTPPDAAALERAIAGLGADHKYATAASVRVSGPSGSWRGSSGVSDVRTGAAAIADGRFRAGSVTKTFTAAVVLQLAAERRVDLDRPVQEYLPGTFPENFEPISVRQLLNYTSGIRAADGPGDSFSAQWEHRFDVTDPHAQIANALAKGPESAPGAFQHYQNINYTLLGVLIEKVTGSTYEKAVEKRILKPLGLRQTSLPGRTQTRIPGRHNLGYQAVPLPGGGSELRDVSVWNVSDRWAAGDLISSTADLERFTRALFAGRIVPRPQLEEMFTVPEGALEFGSATTPASRTAGMQRLVLPDGTVVYGKTGARPGYSTGIGGAGDGSRIVVFTVNSKDAKSEDPSPVTGAIVAASMAR, from the coding sequence ATGAACGCGACCACGCGCACGCTGCTCGCCGCCGCTCTGGTCCTGGGCGTCGCGGCCGGACCGGCCGTCGCGCACGCCGCTCCGGCGCCGGCCTCGGCATCGGCCTCGGCGCCGGTCTCGGCCTCGCCCTCGGCGCTGTTCTCGACACCGCCCGATGCGGCGGCTCTGGAGCGGGCGATCGCCGGCCTCGGCGCCGACCACAAGTACGCCACGGCCGCGTCGGTCCGGGTGAGCGGTCCGAGCGGCAGCTGGCGGGGCAGCTCGGGCGTCTCGGACGTCCGCACGGGGGCGGCGGCGATCGCCGACGGCCGCTTCCGGGCCGGTTCGGTGACGAAGACCTTCACGGCGGCGGTGGTGCTTCAGCTGGCCGCGGAGCGCAGGGTCGATCTCGACAGGCCGGTCCAGGAGTACCTGCCGGGCACCTTCCCCGAGAACTTCGAGCCGATCTCGGTGCGGCAGCTGCTGAACTACACGAGCGGCATCCGCGCCGCCGACGGTCCCGGCGATTCCTTCTCCGCCCAGTGGGAGCACCGCTTCGACGTGACCGACCCGCACGCGCAGATCGCGAACGCCCTGGCGAAGGGGCCGGAGAGCGCTCCCGGCGCGTTCCAGCACTACCAGAACATCAATTACACGCTGCTGGGCGTCCTGATCGAGAAGGTGACGGGCTCGACGTACGAGAAGGCGGTCGAGAAGCGGATCCTGAAGCCGCTGGGCCTGCGCCAGACCTCCCTCCCGGGCCGGACGCAGACGCGGATCCCCGGCCGGCACAACCTCGGCTACCAGGCGGTGCCGCTGCCGGGCGGGGGTAGCGAACTGCGCGACGTCAGCGTGTGGAACGTGTCCGACCGATGGGCCGCGGGGGACCTCATCTCCTCGACGGCGGACCTGGAGCGGTTCACGCGGGCGCTGTTCGCCGGGCGGATCGTGCCCCGGCCCCAGCTGGAGGAGATGTTCACCGTCCCCGAGGGGGCCCTGGAGTTCGGGTCCGCCACGACGCCCGCCTCGCGGACGGCGGGGATGCAGCGGCTGGTCCTCCCGGACGGCACCGTGGTCTACGGCAAGACCGGTGCCCGCCCCGGCTACAGCACCGGGATCGGCGGCGCGGGGGACGGGTCGCGGATCGTGGTCTTCACGGTCAACTCCAAGGACGCCAAGAGCGAGGACCCGAGCCCGGTGACCGGGGCGATAGTCGCCGCGTCCATGGCTAGGTAG